GTGCTGCAGGCTCAATCATATCTAGAGAAATTGTAAACGAGATCGTTCAAACGTTGCCTCCTAGTGATTCTTTTGATTGGAAGTGGAGTGAGTTATTACGAAGAAAAAGGATACCTATGCTGGTTTCAAATGAGAGTTATTTCCAACATATAGGGCTTCAAGGATACAATTGTGATGGTATTAGAACGATTGACTATGGATTAAATTTCCATCCATTACATGAGGTTAATCAAGAATATTTAAATGAATACCAACAAGAATATTTAAATATCAGAAAAAGATAAAAAACAAAGATGGCATGTAATAAATGCCATCTTAAAATGAGTTAAATAGTTTCAATCGTCTTTATGCTCTTCACAAAAAACAAAGTCCTTGTATCGGAAAAATGTGGATGGGTCAGCTTGTTCAATACCAGGGATCAAAGGGTTGAAAATACTACCGGCAACGACTGAAACCTCTAGTAGACCGCAGATTGGTTGACAACTCTTCTTGCAAATTTTGAAATCCCCTTCTACCGTTACTCGATACACAGCATTTCTCTCGTCCAGTACTACTCCATTAACAAGGCCATCAAGAATGCCTCCAGGAATATCTCTTTCGATCCTTGTACAAGTGTGAGGATTTAATTCATGCGTACCTAAATAAAAATCCTTTTCATGAATGTCACTAAATACATTATATTGAATGGTATTTTGTTCTTGGACAGAGTCTATTGTAGGTTGAAAGCATACGCCCAATTTGACTGATGCTTTTAATTCTTTATCCGTTGGATTTTTTAAAGTAATCACAAGTCTATCATTATTTCTGCCTGTCTGAAAGTCCAAAGCCACTTCTTCTGAAATGAGAAATGGACCTGTAGTAAGCTTTACTTTTTTGTGATCATGTTTTTCCCCCATTTAAAATCCCTCCTTTCCTTCTTTATTAAATGAAGGCACTTGTCATTCTGTAAGGGCATGTATACTAGTTTTTTAAAATTGTGGTTTTGACTAGAATGACGTCTGACAAAAGCCGTTCCACCTTATAAAAAGGCTAATAACCTATTAGTGAGGAGTGAAAAATATGAGAATTGGAGTTAATCTACTGAATTTTTCAGAGGACAGATTTGGTGGAGTGGAACAATACGTTAAGAATTTAATTTGGCATTTAACAAACAGTCAAGCGAATGTGCAGTTATTTCTTTTTCTTACAAGGCCTTTCCTTGACGCATTCCCTAAATATCATAATCGGATAAAAAGAGTAATGATTAAACATGTAATCGACCCCATTCAAATCCGTAAAGCTATTCTGCAGAATAAGTTAGATTTATGGTTTTGCCCTTTACATCGATCCTATATCCCAGATATACCTATTCCATCGGTTGTAACCATTCATGATCTTCTTCACACATCCTACCCTCAGTATGTTTCCGAGAATGTAGATTACCATAATCAATATTACCAGCAATATCTTCCATCCTTTGATGCTATAATTACTGTTTCGAATTTCTCAAAAGATACGATCATGAAACACCTACACATTCCAGGAGAAAAAATTCATGTAACTTATCAGGATGTTCCAATAGGTTTTGAAAGATTGCTGGATGAAGGGGAATTAGTAAATTTAAAAGAAAAATATAAACTTCCAGAAGTGTTTGGTGTCTACCCAGCTAGTTTTAATGCACACAAAAATCATCTTAATCTACTAAAAGCAATTTTGTTACTACGTGAACAACATAATAAGGAAATCTTTTTGGTTCTTACTGGTTATGCGTACAAAGGGAACAGCGTATATCAACAGGTTGTGAACTTCTTGAATGAGCATCATTTAGAAAAACAAATAAAAATAGTAAACTACATCCCTCAAAGAGAAATGTCCACACTATATTCTTGTGCTTCCTTTTTAGTTTTTCCTTCTCTTTATGAAGGGTTCGGCATTCCATTAATAGAAGCAATGAAAGCGAAATGTCCGATAGCTTGTTCTAATAGAGGGAGCATTCCTGAAATTGTTGCAGAGGCCGGGCTGCAATTTAACCCGGAGAACGTAAATGAAATTGCCCAGCAAATACTTCAAGTAATGGATTTGAAGACAAGAGTAGACCTTATTGAAAAGGGCACTGAACAGGTAAAACAATTCTCATGGGAGAAGAGTGTAAGAAAAACAATGGATGTTTTTAACAACGTATTACAAAGTGGGAGAGAACAATGAAAAACCTTCTTGTTATTAATCATTTTCCAACAGTGAAGCCTCCTATAAGTGGAGGTACATTAAGATATTTTCATTTATACCAAGAGCTTAGTAAGTATTACCATATTACACTCTTATCTCAATCGTGGAGTCACAAAAGTGGCCTATTTCAATATTCCCCTACATTTAATGAGTATAAAGTTGAAAAGGACCACCTCTATAATAAAATGACGGATAGTAACAATAGGCAGTCATATGAATTTACTTTAATTAATCATATGACTCTTTCTTATCAAGACACGATTTTTAAGAAGTATTTTAACAATCTATATCAAACAAGTGACATAATTATTCATGAATCCCCCTACCTTCTCGGCTATGATCAATTCATAGGATTAGATGGTAAATTAAGAATTTATAACAGTCATAATCATGAATACCTATTAGCAAAAAAAATTTGGATGAATGAAAAAGCAAAAGAATTTCTACCTATTTTATATGAAGAGGAAAAAAAATTAGTAGAAAATGCGGACATTGTGTTTGCAACGTCTGAGAATGAAAGACAAAGTTTTATTTCCATGTATCGAAAAGATCCCAAACAAGTAAAATTAGCACCGAATGGAATACATCCAGACGTATGGTTAAAGAAAACAACTAGGTCACATATTAGAACAAGAGCTATTTTCATTGGTTCAGATTATTTGCCTAACATTGAAGCTGTTAATTTTATTATTAATCAGTTAGCTGACAAATGTCCTGATATTGATTTTGTTATAGCGGGCGGTTGCTGTAATCCATTTTTAACACTGAAAAAATCAAATGTGCAATTTTTAGGGCGAATTCTACACAAGCAAAAATTAACACTATTTGCGGAAGCAAATATCGCACTTAATCCTATCATGACTGGCGCAGGCGTTAATCTTAAAACATTAGAATTTTTATCAGCTGGAATTCCGTTATTCTCAACCGAATTTGGAATCAGAGGTCTAGAACTAACTGATCACAAACATTATTTTCATGTTGATAGGGAAAATTTCTCAGATAAGTTAAATAACTATCACCAAAATGAAGAAATTCTAAATGAAGTATCAACTGGTGGACAAAAATATATAAATGCCAATTTTTCTTGGAGTAGTATTGCTAAAGGGATATACGAGGAGATTGAGGGATATTAAATCCACTTAACCTATGAGCCTTTGTAGAAAGTTTTTTAGTAAGATTCCAGCTTGGTCCCATGTTAGTTTTATCATGTCCTTTCTCCCTTGTTCTCCTTTTTGGATACAAAGCATTGGGTTTTCGTATGCATTTCTCATTTGTTTTTTTAAGTCAACCAATTCCACTTCAGCCCACAGCTGCCTGTCATTTTCATAAATGTCCGGTGAAACAGTCCCTAATGGATTGGATTTCGTGGAAGGAGTACAAAGTTGGTAATCAACTATGAATGAGTTATTTTCATGTAAAAAATCCATTTGCCCTCCCCAACCAGTTGCAATGACAGGGATACCAGTTGATAATGCTTCTATAAAAGGAAGTCCTACGCCTTCCCCTCTAGTCGGGAGAACAAATGCATTTGCTAGTGAATAAAGGCTTTTTAATTGCTGTTCACCTATGACACCTGTGATGATAGAAAATGGAGCAGTTTCTTTCTCAAAACCAAGCATTTTCTTATACTTATTTATTGCTACAAGTATGTGTTTTCGTGGAACGCCATACGTTTTAATCAATAATAAGACTTCGTTGGTTGAGGAAAATTCTTCCCAGTATGCCTTTAATAATGCTTCAGGATTTTTGCGGAGTTGGTAATCAAATATACTTAAAAAAACAAATTTTTTGGTTGCATCATTCATTATTAACTTCTTATTTTCGGGTGTAAATGTAACGGTATCGGCACCATGTGGTACATGAAATATAGGAACAGTTACACCACTATCCATCATTGCAATAACATTATTGGTACAAGGAACACATACTGCATCAAATGATTGTATGGTTTCCAGCCATTTACTAGGGATTCTCGATGTTTCCCATACGGTATTCAAAATTATCCGATCAAATATTTTCCGTTCCTCTTCCTTCCAAACAATATTCCCCGGAGGAGAATGAAGAATTAATATCTTTTTCTTTTCCAATGAAATTGGCTTTTCAATTAATTGTAATAACCGCTCTCTTGTTACATTTTCAATAAATTTAGAACCAAACCCCCAAGTATAGGTTTCAATTTTAACATCAACTCCTTGACGGTCCAGTGCTAAGGCGTATTCTCTGCTCGCTATACCATAACCAGTTGAATCTAGAACGGGTCCTCTCCATACAACCTGATAGTTTTCCATTTTCCCTCCGTTAAAAGCATTTATTATTCTTTACTCTTTAATCTTGAATGAATGGTTTATAATCATCGGTTATGCACAGAAACCTAGACTTTCTTAAGAGAATGTCATTGTTAATATTCCAAGTATGATGAGCGGGATTAGATTTCCTCAAGCATACATAATTGTGTTTATCTGTCGAAAATATTTTGAACCTGTTTCTTGCACATTCTCGTAAGAAAAACGTATCCTCACCAAGGTTTAATGAAGGAAATCTAACATTCTCAAAAATCTCTTTTTTAAAAAGTAATGTCGCTCCTTTGACCCCCTGATTCACAAATTGGTTTTCTTTACCCGGCTTTTGGATGACAAGTATTTGCTCCTCTTCAAAGTACATAAAGACTGATTGTTTACCAACAACATCTGCATTTGTTTTCACTAATGTTTCCATCGACTTTGTTAAATAATTGGGGGCATAATAGTCATCATCATCAAATTTTGCAATAAAAGGATACTTTGCCTTTTCAATGGCATAATTTAGAGATTCTCCTAATGTCCATTCTTCCATCGATTGATAAACGGTTACATTTGAAGCACATTTTGCGCGTTGTTCCCACTGACCAATTTCCATATCATCTTTGTTTAAAATAATAATCAATTCTTTTTCCTGCCACGTCTGCCTTTCATAATTATTAAATACATTCTCCATTAAGTGCTGCCGAATGGTGCAACATATGATAGAGATCAATGAACTTCCTCCCTTATTTACACTGTTTAATTGCATCTTCCCAGGAATCGGTATATTTAAAGATATCTTCTTCATCTACTTTTGTTCCCAACTGGACTTCAATAATCTCTAGAGATGTGATCGCCTTTACTGCATGTTTAGCACCTTTTGGGATGATCAGCGTATCTCCTTCATGAATAGGAAAACAGTGATCATTTAAAATAAATTCCCCTGTTCCTGAAATAATTGTCCATGTTTCTTGTCGCAAATTGTGCATTTGGTAGCTAGTATTTTTACCTTGAGTCACTTTGAGAATTTTCGTTTGAGTTTCCATTCCTTCTACTGTCAAAGAACGAGATAACACCTTATAACTCCCCCATCTTTTTTCTTCGTACATTGGAGGATTGTTCTTTATCATACTTTTAATATTTATTGATTTATTTTTATCAGCGATTAGCAGCCCATCATGTCCAGCTACTATAATACTATTTGAAATTCCAATAACATGTATAGGTAATGCCAGTTCATTGATAACATATGTTTCTGTTGAATCTGATATTGATCCCATCCCGATAATTTTGTCTTCCAATACTTCTGTAATTGAGAGCCAAGAACCCACATCCATCCAGGTTCCACTAAATGGAACAACTATTGAATGTGGTGTTTTTTCCGCCACCTCATAATCAAAACTCATAGTAGATAACTGCTTATATATTTGAAGCAACTGTTTGTAATCTATAGGTAGTCCCTTACTTCTTAAGGTAGAAAGAATAAATTTTAAAGGAAAGGCAAATACACCACAGTTCCAAAGAGAATTTTTCTTTATCAGTTTTATCGCTTCACTTTCATCTGGTTTTTCTATGAATTGGCTAATTAATTCATATGTTTTTTTGTTTATTTTCTCTGGAATAATATATCCATATTGATTAGATGGAAATTGAGGGATGACACCTACAAGTGCAAGATTAGCTTTAGATTCATTTAGGATATGAGGCATTATTTTTATATGTTGAAAAAAAGTTTCTTCTACCAGTGCATCTACTGGCAATACAATAATGGTTTCATCCAAATCAGCTTGTAAAATAGAATAAAGAAAAGTTGAGGCTAAAGATATGGAAGGAAATGTTCCTCTTTGCATCGGTTCACATATAATGTTTATTGAATCACCAATCTGATTTTTAATTGTTTCTACTTGATTTTGACAAGTAACAATATAAGTCGAGGAAAGAAGACTGATTGAATCTAGTTGTCGGCAAACCCTTTGAATCATGGACTCATAAATACCATTTTCATCTTTTAATAATTTTAAAAATTGCTTAGATCTTACCTGATTAGATAATGGCCAAAGTCTTTTTCCTGAACCACCTGATAGTAATAGTATTTTCATAACGTCCTCCTAAGGAAACAATGAATCCTTAGGTTATTTTATGATGATTTAAAGAAAGAGGAATTGGTCAAACGAACCAATTCCATAAGGTGCACCCACATGAATAACCACGCTGATTTCTTCAGCGTGGTTATTTTCACCTTATTCCAAGCTACCAAACGACCCGAAAAATTCATAATGAATTCGTTCCTCTGGAACTCCCAATCTTTTAACGATTTGTTTACTACCTTCATGAACGGCTCAGGTCCACAAAAGTAAAAGTCAGCATCTTTTGTAGGTACGATTTGTTGCATTTGATCGAGATTTAAGTAGCCTTCCCCATCAAAATTTTTCATTTCTCTATCTTCATCTGTTGGTTTCTCATAAACAACAAATGATTTTACATTTTTATGTTCTGCTGCAAGGTCATTCACATGTGTTTTAAATGCATGGTAATGGCTATTAATAGCTGCATGGATAAAGTATATTTCCCGCTTTGGAATATTTTTAACAGTGGTGTTCAACATACACATCATAGGGGTAAGTCCAACCCCACCGCTAATTAGCACCAATGGTAAGGTAGATTCCATATCCAAATAAAAGTCTCCTGCTGGAGCAGTAATTGGGAGAATATCTCCTTCATTTACATGGGTATGCAAATAGGAGGAAACGATTCCTGCTGGTATCTCTTGCTCTCTAGAATCTTCTCTTTTAACACTTATTCTATAATAGTCTAATCCAGGAGAATCAGATAAACTATATTGTCGTAAATGAGTATATTTTTCCCCAGGAATCTCTACTTTTAGCGTTATGTATTGCCCTGGAATGAATGCAGTAATTTGATTTCCGTCTTTCGGTTTTAAATAAAAGGAGGTAATGACATCACTCTCCTCCACTTTTTTATCCACTTTAAATTCGCGAAATCCAGCCCACCCACCAGGCAAAGTTTCAGTAGTTTTATACATGCGATTTTCCATTCGTATGAAAACGTCCGATATTACCTCATAAGCATCTGCCCATGCATCAATAATTTCGTTAGTTGCCGCATCCCCTAAAACTTCCTTAATGGCCCCAAGTAAATTTTCACCAACAATAGGATAGTGTTCAGGCTTAATTTGCAGGCTCCGATGCTTTTCACCAATTCTCTCTAATACGGGCATGATCTTACTAAAGTCTTCAATATTTGCTGCAGCACCATATACGGCATCAGCTAATGCTTTAGGTTGGTGACCCGTTAGTTGATGGGTTTGGTTAAAGATGTTCAGGAGTTCAGGATGCTGTTTAAACATTCTTTTATAAAATTGTTTGGTTATAGCTTCTCCATGGTCCTTAACAATAGGTAAGGTAGCCTTAATGATTTCTAGCTTTTGAGGATCGAGTGTTTTCACAGTTTTTAAAACTTCTTGCCATGAGCGTTTTTGTTGAATATTTGTTTTTTCCATCTATAAACCCCCTTCATTTCATACAAATTAAGTATCTCCTCGATAAAAAATTCTAATGAAGGAAAGTTTTGTTAAAATGAACGTTGACATATTCTAAAGGCTTCACTTAAGAGGTGCCTGACCACGGTTCGGCAGCGTGTAAATGTCAAGCTAAGTATGTACATTTTTGATTGTTTAAGAATGTACAAAAATTACTCGTTTTCCTTTTCCAAATGATTTTTAATACGATACGAATCACCAATTATGTTCACAACTGTTGCGTGGTGTAATACACGATCCAATATGGCATTTGCTATTTTTGTATCCTGGAAGACCTCATCCCACTGCTTAAAGCTTACATTTGTGGTTAATATGGTGCTTTTTTTCTCATATCTTAAATCAATTAGCTGGAAGAACAATTTGGCATCCTCACGATCAATTGGTAGATATCCAATTTCATCAATAATTAATAACTTATACTTTCCATAATGCTTTAATCGACTTTCTAAGCGATTTTCTAATTTTGCTCTTTTTAATTGCAGGATTAATTCATTACATTTTATAAAATAGGTACTGGTTCGTTTCTTGGCTGCTGCTATCCCTATGGCTGTTGCTAAATGTGTCTTTCCGACTCCACTAGGTCCCAAGAATACGATATTCTCTTTCTCTTCGAGAAATCGTAATGTTGTAAAATCAAGTATTTGCTGCTTGTTTACTGATGGTTGGAAATTAAAATCAAAATCCTTTATCTCTTTACGGTGGGGGAAGGCCCCCACCTTGACCATTGAATTAACCATGGTTTTTTCACGCATATCGATTTCATAATTTGTTAGTTTTAAGAGTGTGTCTACAAAAGATAATTGATTACTCATACCAAAATCAATCGTTTCACCAAGATGACCAATCATCTGTTTTAATTTTAAATACTCAAGGTTTTGCATTAATTGTTGATAACTACTATTCATTTTTATACACCTCATCAATCGCTCGTAAGTTATTTTTAGCCAGCTCATCAATATCCGGAAAGTGCGGAAGCCCTCTTGAGAGTGCCTCAACGTAGTGTTCTTTTTTATAGTTGAGTTTGATTTCACTGACCTCGTGTTTCGCGATTAACTCCGTGTTATAATAAATATGGATTTGATTATCATATACTTGTAAACCAACGGTTTTCCCTTTGTATTCAGCTGGAACTGAATACTGGTTTGATTTATAAGTAATCATGCAAGCGGAATTGACCTGTACAAGTTTATGGTGGATCTTATAAGAATCTCTTATTTGCTTTCTTGGTAGGGGCAATAAGAGATTTTTTTCTTGTTCAATGGCCAAAATAGGTATTTTCCCTGTACCCTGATGGTAACTGTGGTTAATCCGTTCACAAAGGCTCTGCACAAACGCATGAAGCTCCTCATAATCAAATTTTCCCTGATAGGCATGAATCTCGTCTATCAATTTCATAGGACTTTCAACTTTCCCCTTCGTCCTTGGTCGTCCTGCAATACAAGGCCTTACTTTAAACCCAAAATCCTTTTCAAATTGACCAAAGCGTTCATTCACTACTCCCTTTGAATACTCGGTTCGTGGTTCATCCATTACTGTTTTCATATTATCCGTCACAAGGTTTTTAGGCACTCCCCCAATGGCTTCAAAGCTTTCTGTCAGAAAGGACATCAATACGCTTTGTGACTTTGATATTGTTAAATGAAAGGTTCTAAAACGGGAATGGGACAAAAGAAAAACAGCCACATTTACATAAAGAATTTCTCCATCTTTCGTTATATACCGGATATTCTCCTTCCAATCTATTTGAGCTTGTTCACCCGGAAGGGTTTCATAACGAATTACGGAGTGAACAGTTTCTGTACGTTTCCCCTCACTAAAGTATGCTTGAAACTCTGGTTTACGAGCTATATAAGCTCGAAATGTTGACTGGGAACATTCCAGTCCATGATTATCTTTTAAATACTGCCATAGAACACGTTTATAAAAAAATCTCTGCTTAGACTCTCGGGAAAGCAGTAGCTTTATTACTCCGTAATAATCATCTATCTTAGATTCTCTATCTCGTTTCTTTTGAGGCACATATCCATTAATATATTTATCAACTGTCCTCCGATCTACATTTAATTCTCTAGCTAATTTACTCTTGTTAATTTTCATATTTAAATTCTCCATAAGAAGTT
The window above is part of the Bacillus sp. SORGH_AS_0510 genome. Proteins encoded here:
- the istB gene encoding IS21-like element helper ATPase IstB; the protein is MNSSYQQLMQNLEYLKLKQMIGHLGETIDFGMSNQLSFVDTLLKLTNYEIDMREKTMVNSMVKVGAFPHRKEIKDFDFNFQPSVNKQQILDFTTLRFLEEKENIVFLGPSGVGKTHLATAIGIAAAKKRTSTYFIKCNELILQLKRAKLENRLESRLKHYGKYKLLIIDEIGYLPIDREDAKLFFQLIDLRYEKKSTILTTNVSFKQWDEVFQDTKIANAILDRVLHHATVVNIIGDSYRIKNHLEKENE
- a CDS encoding glycosyltransferase family 2 protein, encoding MISIICCTIRQHLMENVFNNYERQTWQEKELIIILNKDDMEIGQWEQRAKCASNVTVYQSMEEWTLGESLNYAIEKAKYPFIAKFDDDDYYAPNYLTKSMETLVKTNADVVGKQSVFMYFEEEQILVIQKPGKENQFVNQGVKGATLLFKKEIFENVRFPSLNLGEDTFFLRECARNRFKIFSTDKHNYVCLRKSNPAHHTWNINNDILLRKSRFLCITDDYKPFIQD
- a CDS encoding glycosyltransferase translates to MENYQVVWRGPVLDSTGYGIASREYALALDRQGVDVKIETYTWGFGSKFIENVTRERLLQLIEKPISLEKKKILILHSPPGNIVWKEEERKIFDRIILNTVWETSRIPSKWLETIQSFDAVCVPCTNNVIAMMDSGVTVPIFHVPHGADTVTFTPENKKLIMNDATKKFVFLSIFDYQLRKNPEALLKAYWEEFSSTNEVLLLIKTYGVPRKHILVAINKYKKMLGFEKETAPFSIITGVIGEQQLKSLYSLANAFVLPTRGEGVGLPFIEALSTGIPVIATGWGGQMDFLHENNSFIVDYQLCTPSTKSNPLGTVSPDIYENDRQLWAEVELVDLKKQMRNAYENPMLCIQKGEQGRKDMIKLTWDQAGILLKNFLQRLIG
- a CDS encoding sugar phosphate nucleotidyltransferase — translated: MKILLLSGGSGKRLWPLSNQVRSKQFLKLLKDENGIYESMIQRVCRQLDSISLLSSTYIVTCQNQVETIKNQIGDSINIICEPMQRGTFPSISLASTFLYSILQADLDETIIVLPVDALVEETFFQHIKIMPHILNESKANLALVGVIPQFPSNQYGYIIPEKINKKTYELISQFIEKPDESEAIKLIKKNSLWNCGVFAFPLKFILSTLRSKGLPIDYKQLLQIYKQLSTMSFDYEVAEKTPHSIVVPFSGTWMDVGSWLSITEVLEDKIIGMGSISDSTETYVINELALPIHVIGISNSIIVAGHDGLLIADKNKSINIKSMIKNNPPMYEEKRWGSYKVLSRSLTVEGMETQTKILKVTQGKNTSYQMHNLRQETWTIISGTGEFILNDHCFPIHEGDTLIIPKGAKHAVKAITSLEIIEVQLGTKVDEEDIFKYTDSWEDAIKQCK
- a CDS encoding glycosyltransferase family 4 protein translates to MKNLLVINHFPTVKPPISGGTLRYFHLYQELSKYYHITLLSQSWSHKSGLFQYSPTFNEYKVEKDHLYNKMTDSNNRQSYEFTLINHMTLSYQDTIFKKYFNNLYQTSDIIIHESPYLLGYDQFIGLDGKLRIYNSHNHEYLLAKKIWMNEKAKEFLPILYEEEKKLVENADIVFATSENERQSFISMYRKDPKQVKLAPNGIHPDVWLKKTTRSHIRTRAIFIGSDYLPNIEAVNFIINQLADKCPDIDFVIAGGCCNPFLTLKKSNVQFLGRILHKQKLTLFAEANIALNPIMTGAGVNLKTLEFLSAGIPLFSTEFGIRGLELTDHKHYFHVDRENFSDKLNNYHQNEEILNEVSTGGQKYINANFSWSSIAKGIYEEIEGY
- the istA gene encoding IS21 family transposase; amino-acid sequence: MYVQLDITTNFEINSLTDLPKLKLLMENLNMKINKSKLARELNVDRRTVDKYINGYVPQKKRDRESKIDDYYGVIKLLLSRESKQRFFYKRVLWQYLKDNHGLECSQSTFRAYIARKPEFQAYFSEGKRTETVHSVIRYETLPGEQAQIDWKENIRYITKDGEILYVNVAVFLLSHSRFRTFHLTISKSQSVLMSFLTESFEAIGGVPKNLVTDNMKTVMDEPRTEYSKGVVNERFGQFEKDFGFKVRPCIAGRPRTKGKVESPMKLIDEIHAYQGKFDYEELHAFVQSLCERINHSYHQGTGKIPILAIEQEKNLLLPLPRKQIRDSYKIHHKLVQVNSACMITYKSNQYSVPAEYKGKTVGLQVYDNQIHIYYNTELIAKHEVSEIKLNYKKEHYVEALSRGLPHFPDIDELAKNNLRAIDEVYKNE
- a CDS encoding glycosyltransferase family 1 protein; amino-acid sequence: MRIGVNLLNFSEDRFGGVEQYVKNLIWHLTNSQANVQLFLFLTRPFLDAFPKYHNRIKRVMIKHVIDPIQIRKAILQNKLDLWFCPLHRSYIPDIPIPSVVTIHDLLHTSYPQYVSENVDYHNQYYQQYLPSFDAIITVSNFSKDTIMKHLHIPGEKIHVTYQDVPIGFERLLDEGELVNLKEKYKLPEVFGVYPASFNAHKNHLNLLKAILLLREQHNKEIFLVLTGYAYKGNSVYQQVVNFLNEHHLEKQIKIVNYIPQREMSTLYSCASFLVFPSLYEGFGIPLIEAMKAKCPIACSNRGSIPEIVAEAGLQFNPENVNEIAQQILQVMDLKTRVDLIEKGTEQVKQFSWEKSVRKTMDVFNNVLQSGREQ